In a genomic window of Nostoc sp. UHCC 0870:
- a CDS encoding Mrp/NBP35 family ATP-binding protein translates to MYDVLDAQSVLEVLRPVQDPELRKSLVELNMIRNVKIASGKVSFTLVLTTPACPLREFIVEDCEKAVKQLPGVTDVSVDVTAETPQQKSLPDRNGVPGVKNIIAVSSGKGGVGKSTIAVNVAVALAQTGAKVGLLDADIYGPNDPTMLGLADAQIVVRSTDKGEVLEPAFNHGVKLVSMGFLIDRDQPVIWRGPMLNGVIRQFLYQVQWGELDYLIVDMPPGTGDAQLTLTQSVPMSGAVIVTTPQTVALLDSRKGLRMFQQMNVPVLGIIENMSYFIPPDMPDKQYDIFGSGGGSKTATELGVPLLGCVPLEIATRVGGDNGVPIVIANPDSVSAKALKAIALTIAGKVSVAALT, encoded by the coding sequence ATGTATGATGTCCTTGATGCCCAATCTGTTTTAGAAGTGTTGCGGCCAGTGCAAGACCCAGAACTGCGAAAGAGTCTCGTAGAACTGAACATGATTCGCAATGTCAAAATCGCAAGTGGTAAGGTAAGCTTCACTTTGGTTTTAACCACACCCGCCTGTCCCCTGCGGGAATTTATCGTTGAAGACTGTGAAAAAGCAGTGAAACAGCTGCCTGGGGTGACAGATGTCAGTGTAGACGTAACAGCAGAAACACCCCAACAAAAGAGCTTACCTGACCGCAATGGTGTTCCGGGGGTCAAAAATATTATTGCTGTCTCCAGTGGTAAGGGTGGTGTCGGTAAAAGTACGATCGCAGTTAATGTGGCCGTAGCGTTGGCACAAACGGGGGCAAAAGTCGGCTTACTAGATGCGGATATCTACGGCCCCAATGATCCCACCATGCTCGGACTAGCGGATGCTCAAATTGTGGTGCGCTCCACAGATAAAGGTGAAGTTTTAGAGCCTGCCTTTAATCATGGTGTCAAATTAGTCTCAATGGGATTTTTGATTGACCGAGATCAGCCTGTGATTTGGCGTGGGCCAATGTTGAATGGAGTCATTCGCCAGTTCCTCTATCAAGTGCAATGGGGCGAATTAGACTATTTAATTGTTGATATGCCCCCCGGAACAGGTGATGCTCAGTTAACCTTAACTCAGTCCGTACCAATGTCAGGGGCAGTAATTGTTACTACACCGCAAACTGTAGCACTGTTAGATTCCCGTAAAGGGTTGCGGATGTTCCAACAAATGAATGTGCCTGTATTGGGAATAATAGAAAACATGAGTTATTTCATTCCTCCCGATATGCCAGATAAACAGTACGATATCTTTGGTTCTGGCGGTGGTTCTAAAACTGCAACTGAGTTAGGAGTACCCTTGTTAGGTTGTGTCCCACTAGAGATTGCGACTAGAGTGGGTGGTGACAATGGTGTACCGATAGTTATTGCTAATCCAGATTCAGTCTCAGCCAAAGCCCTAAAAGCGATCGCATTAACTATTGCTGGTAAAGTATCAGTCGCAGCTTTGACATAA
- a CDS encoding NAD(P)H dehydrogenase subunit NdhS, whose product MILPGATVRVKNPADTYYRYEGLVQRVSDGKVAVLFEGGNWDKIITFRLSELEQVEITTGKKKGK is encoded by the coding sequence ATGATATTACCTGGAGCAACTGTTCGTGTCAAAAATCCCGCAGATACTTACTATCGCTATGAAGGATTAGTACAGCGTGTAAGCGACGGTAAAGTAGCTGTGTTGTTTGAAGGCGGTAACTGGGATAAAATCATTACCTTTCGCCTATCGGAACTCGAACAAGTAGAAATCACCACTGGTAAGAAAAAAGGAAAATAA
- the rodA gene encoding rod shape-determining protein RodA has translation MLLKRSLPKIRWKYWVKPWQQVDWLLFLLAVGLSIFGGLMILSTELKQPVTDWWWHWLVAGIGTFIAVFIARFRYENLLQWHWITYALTNLSLIAVMIIGTTAKGAQRWISVGGFNIQPSEFAKVGIIITLAALLHKTTAATLPNFFRALAFTAVPWLLVFTQPDLATSLVFGAIVLGMLYWANANPGWLILLISPVVAAILFGISWPLSQPLLVFHEISLGLLGLMWSIAMGILGWQTLPWRRFGISGIGALSLNMLGGELGVFAWNNILKEYQKARLTTFLRPGQDILGAGYHQHQSRIAIGAGEMWGRGLFKGPMTQLNFVPEQHTDFIFSAVGEEFGFVGCLVVLFVFCLICWRLLHVAQTAKDNFGSLLAIGVLSMIVFQLIVNVGMTVGLAPVAGIPLPWMSYGRSAMLTNFIALGIVESVANFRQRQKYYF, from the coding sequence ATGTTATTGAAACGTTCGCTCCCCAAAATTCGCTGGAAGTATTGGGTTAAGCCTTGGCAGCAAGTAGACTGGCTTTTATTTTTATTAGCTGTTGGTCTCAGCATATTTGGCGGACTGATGATCCTCAGCACCGAACTTAAGCAACCTGTTACAGACTGGTGGTGGCACTGGTTAGTTGCTGGTATTGGTACTTTCATCGCTGTTTTTATCGCCCGGTTTCGTTACGAAAACTTACTCCAGTGGCATTGGATAACATACGCACTCACTAACCTTAGTCTAATTGCGGTGATGATTATCGGCACTACTGCCAAAGGCGCACAGCGATGGATAAGCGTAGGGGGTTTTAATATCCAACCCTCAGAATTCGCTAAAGTAGGGATAATCATTACCTTAGCGGCTTTATTACACAAAACTACGGCAGCTACTTTACCCAACTTTTTTCGAGCTTTGGCATTTACGGCTGTACCCTGGTTATTAGTATTTACTCAACCTGATTTGGCAACATCACTAGTATTTGGAGCGATCGTTTTAGGGATGTTGTATTGGGCTAATGCTAACCCAGGTTGGTTAATCCTGTTGATTTCTCCTGTAGTCGCGGCAATTTTATTTGGTATATCTTGGCCATTATCACAACCCCTATTAGTTTTTCACGAAATATCGTTGGGTCTTTTAGGTTTAATGTGGTCAATTGCTATGGGAATTTTAGGTTGGCAAACTCTCCCTTGGCGGCGGTTTGGTATTAGTGGTATTGGTGCTTTGTCACTCAATATGCTAGGTGGTGAACTGGGGGTCTTCGCCTGGAATAATATTTTGAAAGAATATCAAAAAGCCCGCCTGACAACCTTTTTACGCCCTGGACAGGATATATTAGGTGCAGGTTATCACCAACATCAATCGCGCATTGCTATTGGTGCTGGTGAGATGTGGGGTCGGGGTTTGTTCAAAGGGCCAATGACACAACTGAATTTCGTCCCTGAACAGCATACAGATTTCATTTTCTCGGCGGTAGGTGAAGAATTTGGTTTTGTGGGATGTTTAGTGGTGTTATTTGTCTTCTGTTTGATTTGCTGGCGATTACTGCACGTTGCTCAAACAGCCAAAGATAATTTTGGTTCTTTGTTAGCGATCGGTGTTTTATCGATGATTGTGTTTCAGTTGATAGTAAATGTAGGTATGACCGTGGGTTTAGCACCTGTAGCTGGTATACCTCTACCGTGGATGAGTTACGGTCGTTCTGCTATGCTGACCAATTTCATTGCTTTAGGAATAGTAGAATCGGTAGCAAATTTTCGCCAACGTCAGAAGTATTATTTTTGA
- a CDS encoding cation:proton antiporter domain-containing protein, producing MERILPVLALEATTQVLGQEPIVPFAILLVVILVIPILFERLKLPGIFGLVFSGLVLGPSGWDLFQTESVMINLLADIGLVYLMFVAGLEVEIEQWRRQKNRALGFGCFTFSVPFFLGTLIGKIFNLSWQNSILVGSLFASHTLLAYPLISRLGVISNEAVTTTIAATAFTDVGALLILAVCVAISQVGLFSLAKIFSLLGWLIVYAIVILVGFDWAGKEFFRRSGDDEGNKFLFVLLAAFLAVMGTQFIGVEKIVGAFLAGLAVNEVVGEGPVKEKILFIGNVLFIPIFFINLGLLIELPSLINNPVIFKLSILVIVGLLAGKFIAAWLAKLIYRYNWQEMITMWSLSIPQVGTTLAATFVGYRAGLLPPEFLSSFVILMLVTSILGPWITSRAAVALTPQPVTATVAVTFPPPLPEAPRTDTFTIVVPIYNPHTQQYLVEMAALLARQAKGRIIPLAIATAAAQMDAPQLESSVQRSERLLTKATTQSQVLGVEAEPLLRIDDAFAPGISRAAREQKANLIVMGWGKRTGLRARLFGNVIDGVLWASHCPVAVTRLVDSPRKIQRILVPLENLITPGLQPVQLAQMLAEANQAQVTVLNVCDRRTSSSKIASRRSHLSDLVSHLSLVNPPEIQIIAHENAAQAILQAARLYDLVVLPFTRNRTSPSGLAISDVTTQLVRQITCSIVMLGEPQQIPTGITTPGITNSITRV from the coding sequence ATGGAACGAATATTACCAGTTCTTGCTCTAGAAGCAACTACCCAAGTTCTGGGACAAGAACCGATTGTTCCCTTTGCTATTTTGCTGGTAGTCATCTTAGTCATACCTATTCTATTTGAGCGTCTGAAATTACCAGGAATATTTGGTTTAGTTTTCTCTGGATTAGTTCTTGGCCCATCAGGATGGGATCTATTTCAAACCGAATCAGTGATGATTAACCTGCTAGCAGATATTGGTCTAGTTTATTTAATGTTTGTAGCAGGTTTAGAAGTAGAAATTGAGCAGTGGCGAAGGCAGAAAAACCGCGCATTAGGCTTTGGCTGCTTTACCTTCAGTGTGCCGTTTTTTCTAGGAACTTTAATTGGGAAAATTTTTAATTTGAGCTGGCAAAATTCAATATTAGTCGGCTCTCTATTTGCTTCTCATACTCTTTTGGCTTATCCTCTCATCAGTCGCCTGGGTGTAATCAGTAATGAAGCTGTCACTACCACAATTGCAGCTACAGCTTTTACCGATGTTGGCGCACTTCTAATATTAGCAGTTTGTGTTGCTATATCCCAGGTGGGACTATTTAGTTTAGCTAAAATATTCAGCTTATTGGGCTGGTTAATTGTTTATGCAATTGTTATTTTGGTGGGCTTTGATTGGGCAGGTAAAGAATTTTTTCGCCGTTCAGGAGACGATGAAGGTAACAAGTTTTTGTTTGTGCTGTTGGCTGCCTTTTTAGCTGTGATGGGAACTCAATTTATTGGGGTAGAGAAAATTGTTGGCGCATTTTTAGCAGGTTTAGCAGTCAACGAAGTTGTAGGTGAAGGGCCAGTTAAAGAAAAAATATTATTTATTGGTAATGTTTTATTTATCCCGATTTTTTTTATTAATCTGGGCTTACTTATTGAACTACCGAGTTTAATCAACAATCCGGTTATATTCAAGTTATCTATTTTAGTTATTGTTGGTTTGCTGGCTGGTAAATTTATTGCGGCTTGGTTAGCAAAACTCATATATCGGTATAACTGGCAAGAAATGATCACAATGTGGTCATTATCAATCCCGCAGGTGGGTACAACATTAGCTGCAACATTTGTAGGATATAGGGCTGGACTGTTACCGCCAGAGTTTTTAAGTAGCTTTGTCATCTTGATGTTAGTAACATCTATTTTGGGGCCATGGATTACTAGTCGCGCAGCTGTAGCTTTAACCCCTCAACCTGTCACCGCCACAGTAGCTGTAACTTTTCCACCACCGCTACCAGAAGCACCCCGCACCGATACTTTTACAATAGTTGTACCTATTTATAATCCTCATACTCAGCAGTATTTGGTGGAAATGGCGGCATTATTAGCACGTCAGGCAAAAGGTAGAATTATTCCATTAGCGATCGCGACAGCTGCGGCTCAGATGGATGCACCACAATTAGAATCCTCTGTGCAAAGAAGTGAGCGTTTGTTAACAAAAGCCACAACCCAAAGTCAAGTCTTAGGTGTAGAAGCAGAACCGTTGCTGAGAATTGATGATGCCTTCGCACCCGGAATTAGCAGAGCCGCCCGTGAGCAAAAAGCCAATTTAATTGTTATGGGTTGGGGTAAACGTACCGGGTTAAGAGCGCGGTTATTTGGCAATGTTATTGATGGTGTACTTTGGGCATCTCACTGTCCGGTAGCTGTGACAAGGCTTGTAGATTCACCCCGCAAAATTCAACGCATCTTAGTACCATTAGAAAATCTTATCACTCCTGGATTACAGCCGGTGCAGTTGGCTCAGATGCTAGCAGAAGCTAATCAAGCCCAGGTGACAGTATTAAATGTATGCGATCGCCGCACCAGTTCCAGTAAAATTGCATCTCGGCGATCGCATCTTTCCGATTTAGTATCTCATTTATCTTTGGTAAATCCACCAGAAATTCAAATTATTGCCCATGAAAATGCTGCCCAAGCCATCTTGCAAGCAGCAAGATTATATGACTTAGTAGTGTTGCCCTTTACCCGTAATCGTACAAGTCCTAGTGGATTAGCTATCAGTGATGTAACAACTCAGCTAGTCA
- a CDS encoding SRPBCC family protein has product MRAWLSKFVQRKHRRFCVSLVRTYREISYASVDDLWQKVVDLTDVSWHPLLKSTNVPYGLVPKPGLIYQAVTRFSPIPIRIFVERVNPRELLSIRVMAIPGVEERITYQVESTVCGTYLSYSVTLRGWLSPLIWSFSRPYADRVARSLVEAVEKAALQAVSAQKKPMKGIGDWG; this is encoded by the coding sequence ATGAGAGCTTGGTTATCCAAATTTGTCCAGCGCAAACACCGTCGATTTTGCGTTTCTCTGGTACGGACATATAGAGAAATTAGTTATGCTTCTGTAGATGATCTCTGGCAAAAGGTAGTTGACTTAACAGATGTTTCCTGGCATCCACTACTCAAAAGTACCAACGTCCCCTATGGATTAGTACCCAAACCCGGATTAATTTACCAAGCAGTAACACGCTTTTCACCAATTCCGATTAGGATTTTTGTGGAGCGAGTCAACCCTAGAGAATTGCTGAGTATCAGAGTGATGGCAATTCCTGGCGTAGAAGAACGAATTACTTACCAAGTGGAATCCACGGTTTGTGGTACTTATTTATCTTATTCAGTCACCCTACGAGGCTGGTTATCTCCGCTTATTTGGTCGTTTTCCCGTCCCTACGCGGATCGTGTGGCACGTTCTTTAGTCGAAGCCGTAGAAAAAGCAGCATTGCAAGCAGTATCAGCACAGAAAAAACCAATGAAGGGCATTGGGGACTGGGGATGA